One Candidatus Neomarinimicrobiota bacterium DNA window includes the following coding sequences:
- the kdsB gene encoding 3-deoxy-manno-octulosonate cytidylyltransferase yields the protein MKAIGVIPARLHSIRFPKKILHLIDGKPMVVYVYEQAQKAKSLDEVIVAIDAEETSTALKPFKVKTVMTSEGHVSGTDRIQEAAANIETDVIVNIQGDEPTIDPALINELVNQFEDESLQMATVAGKDMDAKKLTDVNTVKVLLDGDGYAVNFRREPVETEAGGYYHHMGIYAYTKATLEKITSLVPSENELALKLEQYRALDNGIPIKVILTENVNKGIDTMDDLKQFEAQ from the coding sequence ATGAAAGCAATCGGCGTAATTCCTGCCCGGCTTCATTCTATCCGTTTCCCGAAAAAAATTCTCCATCTTATTGATGGGAAACCCATGGTAGTCTACGTTTATGAACAGGCCCAAAAAGCCAAATCATTAGACGAAGTAATTGTGGCTATCGATGCTGAGGAAACTTCGACGGCATTGAAACCATTTAAAGTAAAAACTGTCATGACTTCTGAAGGTCACGTTTCTGGAACAGATCGAATTCAAGAAGCGGCGGCTAATATTGAAACTGACGTAATTGTGAATATCCAAGGAGATGAGCCCACAATTGACCCTGCACTGATTAATGAATTGGTGAATCAATTTGAGGATGAGTCGCTCCAAATGGCCACGGTAGCGGGTAAGGATATGGATGCTAAAAAACTCACCGATGTAAATACGGTAAAAGTTCTCCTCGATGGGGATGGATATGCCGTAAATTTCCGACGTGAACCAGTCGAAACTGAGGCCGGGGGATACTATCATCACATGGGGATCTATGCCTACACCAAGGCGACATTAGAAAAAATCACCAGTCTTGTACCCTCAGAAAATGAATTAGCGTTGAAGTTGGAGCAGTATAGAGCATTAGATAATGGCATTCCGATAAAAGTGATTTTAACCGAAAATGTGAACAAAGGTATTGATACGATGGACGACTTAAAACAGTTTGAGGCACA
- a CDS encoding FtsX-like permease family protein — translation MEDDIRFSRSVTILGPDLADILFPFEDPIGKVIQIKGLDYTVIGITERKGQAFGQSQDYFVMIPISVYIQRFSNRWTSLAINIEAESTEMYEKTMDEVIGLMRVIRKVPPEEENDFAIISNEELMETFAGFTGGIKLFAGAVSVIALLVAGIGIMNIMLVSVTERIKEIGIRKAIGATKRDILIQFLMEAIFLSQFGGIVGVILGIAGGNLMALLLKVPAVVPMDWAFYGMAVCSFIGIGFGIYPAWRAANLDPIESLRFE, via the coding sequence ATGGAAGATGATATTCGTTTTTCTCGTAGCGTTACCATCCTTGGCCCAGACTTAGCCGATATATTATTTCCATTTGAAGATCCCATTGGAAAGGTCATTCAAATTAAGGGATTAGATTATACAGTTATTGGTATTACCGAAAGAAAAGGACAGGCTTTTGGCCAAAGTCAGGATTATTTTGTTATGATTCCTATTTCAGTTTATATCCAACGGTTCTCGAATAGATGGACATCTTTGGCCATCAATATTGAAGCTGAATCAACTGAAATGTATGAAAAAACCATGGATGAAGTAATCGGCCTTATGCGCGTTATTCGAAAAGTGCCACCAGAAGAAGAAAATGATTTTGCAATTATTTCCAACGAAGAACTCATGGAAACATTCGCTGGGTTTACAGGAGGTATTAAACTTTTTGCCGGTGCGGTGAGTGTCATCGCCCTGCTTGTGGCGGGGATCGGCATTATGAATATTATGCTCGTTTCTGTCACGGAGCGAATTAAAGAGATAGGTATCCGCAAAGCTATTGGCGCTACCAAGCGAGATATTCTTATCCAGTTTTTGATGGAAGCCATCTTCTTGAGTCAGTTTGGTGGAATTGTTGGTGTTATTTTAGGAATTGCCGGGGGAAACCTCATGGCTCTCCTTTTAAAAGTGCCCGCTGTGGTACCCATGGATTGGGCTTTTTACGGCATGGCCGTCTGTTCTTTTATTGGTATTGGATTTGGAATATACCCCGCTTGGCGAGCAGCCAATTTAGACCCCATTGAATCCCTCAGATTCGAATAG